A window from Pseudomonas alloputida encodes these proteins:
- a CDS encoding APC family permease, with the protein MSNYTEAGRPPDVAADAGNTQRSKGLAKGRLGLLASVVLGISTIAPVYTLTGALGPTVREVGAHLPAVFIVGFLPMLLVALGYRELNSAEPDSGTSFTWSARAFGPMIGWIGGWGLVVATTIVLSNLAGVAVDFFYLFLGQITGKHELAALADNLLINIVTCCVFIGLAVWICCRGIATTMTVQYGLVALQLLVLIGFAFAAFGGTTAPPPLAFDFAWFNPFGVESFSAFAAGLSLSIFIFWGWDTCLTVSEESVGSEEVPGKAATWTVMLILGLYLFTAIATLQFAGISETGLGLNNPRIQENVFAHLAGPVMGPLAILMSIAVLASTAASLQSTFVAPARTLLAMGYYGAVPQKFASVCPRSQTPRYATICAGLAAGLFYVTMRTLSENVLADTITALGMMICFYYSLTAFACVWYFRGSLFDSLRHFIMRGLCPLLGGVILSVIFVRTAIDSASPDFGSGSHVGGLGLVFVIAAIISVLGIGLMMLSRMRAPAYFLGATLRQQATLPLQD; encoded by the coding sequence ATGAGCAATTACACAGAAGCCGGCCGCCCACCCGATGTGGCGGCCGACGCGGGCAACACTCAGCGCAGCAAAGGCCTGGCCAAGGGCCGCTTGGGGCTGCTGGCCAGCGTGGTGCTGGGCATTTCCACCATCGCCCCGGTCTATACCCTGACCGGCGCCCTTGGCCCTACCGTGCGTGAGGTGGGCGCCCACCTGCCGGCCGTGTTCATCGTGGGCTTCTTGCCGATGCTGCTGGTGGCCCTGGGCTATCGCGAGCTGAACTCGGCGGAGCCTGACAGCGGTACTTCGTTTACCTGGTCGGCGCGTGCATTCGGCCCGATGATCGGCTGGATCGGCGGCTGGGGACTGGTGGTTGCCACCACGATCGTGCTGTCGAACCTGGCAGGTGTGGCGGTGGATTTCTTCTACCTGTTCCTTGGCCAGATCACCGGCAAGCATGAGCTGGCAGCGTTGGCCGACAACCTGTTGATCAACATCGTTACCTGTTGCGTGTTCATTGGCCTGGCAGTGTGGATCTGCTGTCGGGGTATCGCCACCACAATGACCGTGCAGTACGGCTTGGTGGCCCTGCAGCTGTTGGTGTTGATCGGCTTTGCTTTCGCCGCTTTCGGCGGCACTACCGCGCCGCCACCGCTGGCGTTCGATTTCGCCTGGTTCAACCCGTTCGGTGTCGAGTCGTTCTCGGCCTTTGCCGCTGGCCTGTCATTGTCGATCTTCATCTTCTGGGGCTGGGACACTTGTCTGACCGTCAGTGAAGAGTCGGTGGGCAGCGAAGAGGTGCCGGGCAAGGCCGCTACCTGGACCGTGATGTTGATCCTGGGCCTGTACCTGTTCACCGCCATCGCCACCCTGCAGTTTGCCGGTATCAGTGAAACGGGTCTGGGCCTGAACAACCCGCGCATCCAGGAGAACGTCTTTGCCCACCTGGCCGGCCCGGTCATGGGGCCGCTGGCGATCCTGATGTCCATCGCCGTGCTGGCCAGTACGGCGGCGTCGCTGCAGTCCACCTTCGTGGCGCCGGCGCGCACCCTGTTGGCCATGGGTTATTACGGTGCGGTACCGCAGAAGTTCGCCAGTGTCTGCCCGCGCTCGCAAACGCCGCGCTATGCCACCATCTGCGCCGGCCTGGCCGCAGGCCTGTTCTACGTGACCATGCGTACGCTGAGCGAGAACGTGCTGGCAGATACCATCACGGCATTGGGCATGATGATCTGCTTCTACTATTCGCTGACCGCGTTTGCCTGCGTCTGGTATTTCCGCGGCAGCCTGTTCGACAGCCTGCGCCACTTCATCATGCGCGGCCTGTGCCCGCTGCTGGGGGGTGTTATCTTGTCGGTGATCTTCGTGCGCACCGCCATCGACAGTGCTTCGCCGGACTTTGGCAGCGGCTCGCATGTGGGCGGGCTGGGGCTGGTGTTCGTGATTGCCGCGATCATCTCGGTGCTTGGCATCGGCCTGATGATGCTGTCGCGCATGCGTGCGCCGGCGTACTTCCTCGGGGCTACCCTGCGTCAGCAGGCTACCTTGCCGCTGCAGGACTAA
- a CDS encoding gamma-glutamyl-gamma-aminobutyrate hydrolase family protein, with protein MSANAVPLIGVSACRQQVGKNSSHTVGDKYVEAAGFAGLPLILPARDGGSDTQALLARLHGIVFTGSPSNIEPHHYNGAPSVAGTRHDLARDRLTLPLLQAAIAVGVPVFCICRGYQELNVALGGSLHQRVQELPGYLDHREPEDAPLEVQYGPRHSVSIEPGGLFERLGLVAQFEVNSLHSQGIDRLAPGLRVEARAPDGLIEAVSMPAAPGFVLGVQWHPEWRFNENPVSLRLFQAFREACNAYAAREGLRQE; from the coding sequence ATGAGCGCAAATGCGGTCCCTTTGATCGGTGTCAGCGCCTGCCGTCAGCAGGTAGGGAAGAACTCCTCGCACACGGTCGGCGACAAGTATGTCGAGGCGGCCGGCTTTGCCGGCTTGCCACTGATCTTGCCGGCCCGTGATGGCGGCAGCGACACGCAAGCGCTGCTGGCTCGCCTGCACGGCATTGTTTTTACCGGCTCGCCTTCAAATATCGAGCCGCATCATTACAATGGCGCCCCCAGTGTGGCGGGTACCCGGCATGATCTGGCGCGTGATCGCCTGACCCTGCCGCTGTTGCAGGCAGCCATTGCCGTCGGTGTGCCCGTATTCTGCATCTGCCGAGGCTACCAGGAGCTGAACGTGGCCCTTGGCGGCAGCCTGCACCAGCGTGTGCAGGAACTGCCTGGCTACCTTGACCACCGCGAACCTGAGGACGCCCCCCTGGAGGTGCAATACGGCCCTCGCCACTCGGTCAGCATCGAGCCTGGCGGGTTGTTCGAGCGCCTGGGGTTGGTGGCGCAGTTCGAGGTCAATTCGCTGCACAGCCAGGGCATCGACCGTCTGGCCCCAGGCCTGCGCGTCGAGGCACGGGCCCCGGATGGCCTGATCGAGGCGGTGTCCATGCCTGCGGCACCGGGCTTTGTGCTTGGGGTGCAGTGGCACCCGGAGTGGCGCTTCAACGAAAACCCGGTCTCGCTGCGTCTGTTTCAGGCGTTTCGCGAGGCCTGCAATGCCTACGCAGCACGGGAGGGCTTACGGCAGGAATGA